The Buttiauxella selenatireducens genome has a window encoding:
- a CDS encoding transcriptional regulator codes for MLQPVQLFKILSDETRLAIIMLLRESGELCVCDICGATSESQPKISRHMAILREAGLVLDRREGKWIHYRLSPYMPAWAAETITTAWLCMREEVRGWLAQSACTSC; via the coding sequence ATGCTACAACCTGTTCAACTTTTCAAAATCCTGTCGGATGAAACACGGCTGGCCATCATCATGCTTCTCAGAGAGTCCGGAGAGCTATGCGTCTGTGATATCTGTGGGGCCACCTCAGAATCCCAGCCTAAAATATCCCGACATATGGCTATTTTACGCGAGGCAGGACTGGTTCTTGATCGTCGGGAAGGGAAGTGGATTCACTATCGTCTGTCTCCGTACATGCCAGCCTGGGCTGCAGAAACGATCACTACAGCCTGGTTGTGTATGCGGGAAGAGGTTCGCGGGTGGCTGGCACAATCAGCCTGTACGTCATGTTAG